The following are encoded together in the Tepidiforma bonchosmolovskayae genome:
- a CDS encoding carboxyl transferase domain-containing protein, with amino-acid sequence MKGIRSILRRGEEHPEAAGQRQPERCLACGALLEGSRLYERFRVCHACGFHFHLTALERIATLADLGTFHEDDRGISAIDPLSFPGGGRHSYRSRVIQEQRRTRLTEAAVTGRAAIGGHDVVIGVVDFAFLGGSIGVAAGERLARAFERARARRVPVVLVCSTSGTRMQEGLLALMQGPRIAVAIEQFAREGLPYLCVLTDPTTGSAYAGFVNLADILIAEPNALVGYAALRALEETTKNGLPAGAHTSEAHLQHGLIDAVVARPQLRETVAGLLDLLSRGRLPEGSPGGQGGHLQHTPRPAWQQVQLSRHENRPTAREFIERMTTAFFELRGDRSGIDDRAVVAGIGAIDGEAAVFVGQVRPHSGDGNGLIGPAGFRKAERAFRLASRLGLPVVTLVDTAGADPSLAAEEAGQGHAVARCMAAMLAVQSPTVAVITGEGNSEAAMAMATADRVLMLDNAVYEVVRPEDAAAVLEGGPAEVAERLRLTSHDCLRLGIVDHTVPEPGEGAHTNHAEAAALLRRAITRELARLRRMRQKRRLEARYARYRETGSTRSRIRGRLERRWAHLQDRIGGALDRLRGRAFRRRADFPDEGIPV; translated from the coding sequence TGCGGGTTTCACTTCCACCTGACGGCGCTGGAACGGATTGCGACGCTCGCCGACCTCGGGACGTTTCACGAGGATGACCGGGGGATCTCGGCGATCGACCCGCTCTCCTTCCCGGGGGGCGGGCGACACTCCTACCGGTCGCGGGTCATCCAGGAGCAACGGCGGACCCGGCTGACGGAAGCAGCGGTCACCGGCCGGGCGGCTATCGGCGGGCACGACGTGGTCATTGGGGTGGTCGACTTTGCGTTCCTCGGGGGCTCGATCGGCGTGGCGGCCGGCGAACGGCTGGCACGGGCGTTCGAACGGGCGCGAGCGCGGCGGGTCCCGGTGGTGCTGGTCTGCTCGACCTCGGGTACGCGGATGCAGGAGGGGCTGCTGGCGCTGATGCAGGGCCCGCGGATTGCGGTGGCGATCGAGCAGTTTGCGCGCGAGGGGCTCCCCTACCTGTGCGTGCTGACCGACCCGACGACGGGCTCGGCCTATGCAGGATTCGTCAACCTCGCCGACATCCTCATCGCCGAGCCGAATGCGCTGGTCGGCTATGCGGCCCTGCGGGCGCTGGAGGAGACGACCAAGAACGGGCTCCCGGCCGGGGCGCACACATCGGAGGCGCACCTCCAGCACGGGCTCATCGATGCGGTCGTTGCGCGCCCGCAGCTGCGGGAGACGGTTGCGGGGCTGCTTGACCTGCTTTCGCGGGGGCGGCTTCCAGAGGGGAGCCCGGGCGGGCAGGGGGGCCACCTGCAGCACACGCCGCGGCCGGCCTGGCAGCAGGTGCAGCTCTCGCGGCATGAGAATCGGCCGACGGCGCGCGAATTCATCGAGCGGATGACGACCGCGTTCTTCGAACTGCGGGGCGACCGGAGCGGCATCGATGACCGGGCGGTGGTTGCGGGCATCGGCGCGATCGACGGCGAGGCTGCGGTGTTCGTGGGGCAGGTTCGGCCGCACAGCGGCGACGGGAACGGGCTCATCGGCCCGGCCGGGTTCCGGAAGGCGGAACGGGCGTTCCGGCTGGCCTCACGGCTTGGGCTGCCGGTGGTGACGCTGGTCGACACGGCAGGGGCCGACCCGTCGCTGGCGGCGGAGGAGGCCGGGCAGGGGCACGCGGTGGCGCGGTGCATGGCGGCGATGCTGGCGGTGCAATCGCCGACGGTTGCGGTCATCACCGGAGAAGGCAATTCCGAGGCGGCGATGGCAATGGCAACGGCCGACCGGGTTCTGATGCTCGACAACGCGGTGTACGAAGTCGTGCGCCCGGAGGATGCGGCAGCGGTGCTCGAGGGTGGGCCGGCGGAGGTTGCGGAGCGGCTGCGGCTGACGTCGCACGACTGCCTGCGGCTCGGAATTGTCGACCACACGGTCCCGGAGCCGGGGGAAGGGGCGCATACGAACCATGCCGAAGCCGCCGCGCTGCTCCGGAGGGCGATCACCCGAGAGCTGGCGCGCCTGCGGCGGATGCGGCAGAAGCGGCGCCTGGAGGCGCGGTATGCGCGCTACCGGGAGACCGGCTCGACCCGGAGCCGGATCCGCGGCCGGCTGGAGCGGCGGTGGGCGCATCTGCAGGACCGCATCGGCGGAGCGCTGGACCGGCTCCGTGGCAGGGCATTCCGGCGGCGTGCGGATTTCCCGGACGAGGGCATCCCGGTCTAG